TTGCGGACTTAGTACAAACCTCCAACAACATCGCTATCTTCCATATTGGTGAAAGCAAGTTTCATGCGGCCTGTCACACCCGAAGTTCTGTTGATCAAGAGCGGAATGAACTCGCTAATAAAATAAAAGAGTGCTTTGCCTTTGCCGAAGTCAAGGAGGTTGGTCCCTATCCAGGTTGGGAGCCTAATCCTAAAAGTGAATTATTAGGTCTCACCAAAAAGTGCTATGAAGAATTAAATGGAGCCTTGCCTATTGTAAAATCTATCCACGCTGGATTGGAATGTGGTATTTTATCAGGTACTTTCCCTACCATGCAAATGGTTTCATTTGGTCCAAATATCCTTGGAGCTCATTCACCAGAAGAACGTTTACAAATAAGTTCTACTCAGAAATTCTGGAAACTATTGACCACACTTCTTAAGCAACTAGAATAACCAATTATGGCCGAAGACAACCAATACGCAAATACAAAAGTACAGCCTAAAGATTTTACTTCTGGCTGGCTTATCGCCATTATAATAGCTGGGACAGGTTTAACTCTTCCTATATTATTTTTGGGTTCTGAAGTTGCTTTAGGTGTCGGTTTCAAAGATGCTTTGTGGGCTTTTGGTATCAGTACTGTTGTTTTAACGTTGATGTGTTTAGCAACCGCTAAAATTGGGAATAGATCTAGGCTTTCTACGTATATGATCCTTCATTTTAGTTTTGGCAGACAGGGTGCCAAAATCATGAATTTTATTTTCGGAATTACGCTTTTAGGATGGTTTTCGGTAGCCCTAGAATTACTCTCTGTTGCTGTAGTAGATACGGCGCTTGACACCTTTGCAGTAGCGCTTCCAGAATGGCCTATCATCATTATTATGGGAGCTATGATCACCGGCACTACACTCTATGGAATTAAAAGTTTAGAGCGTTTAGCAAATTTTGCGGTACCCGTGCTTACCCTTTTTTTGTGCTATGTTATTTATGTATCATTTGACCAAGGGATGTCGCTTACAGCAGTAATAAATTTTGTTCCTGAAAATCCTAAAATGACCTTATTTGAAGCCACTTCTATACTGGTGGGCTCTTCTATTCTTTTTCCTGTGATGATGGCAGATTTCTCAAGGTTTATCTATAATGATAAACAGAGTATGATTGCCGTTTTAGGAATCACCATTGGCTTTCCTGTTGCGCTTTTATTTAGTGCTATTCCTTCGATACAAACAGGGGAAGTAGACATTATTAAAGTAATGCAAGAGTTAGGTTTGGTCATTCCTGCCTTCGTTCTGTTATTGGTATCTACATGGGTAGGTAATGCGAGTAATTTATATTCCACAGTATTGACATTTTCCACTATAAAAACGGAATGGACTTTTAAAAAAATAGTCCTGATCGTAAGTGTTTTTGGGATTCTATTCGCATTATTGGGATTCTCCGAATACTTATTCGATTTTCTGAATTTTCTAGGTGTTTTAGCGCCATCCATTTCCGCTATTTACATCATCAATTTCTATTGGGTAAAAAAACAACGCTATGAATTGGATGAAATTCCAGAATGGCAACCTAAAGCCTTAATCAGTTGGGTGCTTAGTTCCATCATCACCGTGTTTACCTATTTGGAACTGTTTCAACTCACACACGCTTATTTTATAGATTCCTTTATACTTGGTGGATTATTATATGGCCTATTAAACTGGAAAGCGATATTTAACTCTAAGGCAACAGACTAATGAAAAGCATAACAGCATTAGCTCACTCATTTATTTACCACTTAAAGCGTTGATTAATTCATAAAAGACTTGTTATAATTCGCTTTTTTGAAACAAAAAGAACGCTCTTCATCCCCTGCCATTACCTAAGAAATCAATACCTTCGTTTACACAAAAGGTGCAGACAATGTAGTCTTAACACCATCCTTCACACCTGATAAATATAGATACAAATGGTTCATTATTTCGATCAACATAAAATACAGGAATTGATAAGCATGAAAGAATGCATTGAGGTCATGAGAGCTCTTTTTAGGATTGCTTCTGATGAAAATATACTGAACCCTCTACGTTCTAAAATGGAACTTCCAGAACCGGCAAATGGTATCATGGGACTAATGCCGGCTTACTTTAAACCCTATAATATTATGGGCGTAAAAATATTAAGTATATTTCCTGACAACCATAAAAAAGGCTTAAGTTCTCATCAAGGAATATTCCATCTTTTTGAAACGGAGACTGGGCAACTTCTCGCTAATTTTGATGCAGATTCCATGACAGAAATGAGAACTGCTGCGGTAAGTGCCTTAGTTACAGATTACACCGCCATACCTAATGCCGAAAGCTTAGGAATACTAGGAACAGGGACACAAGCCTATTCTCATTTACACGCCATCACCTTAGTTCGCGAAATTAAATCTGTTTTTGTATACGGAAGAAATCAAGAAAATTTAAATAATTTTATACAGAAGGTAACGGGACTCTACCCTAGCATTACATTCAAGAAGTGTGGCTCGGCACAAGAAGCCGCTAATGCTTCTGATATTGTGTGTACCATTACTGGTGCAAAAATGCCTCTTATTTCACAAAAAGGATTGCGCAGTCATGTGCATATAAATGCCGTTGGTGCCTGGGATCCTAAAAATAGAGAACTGGCCACGGATATTATTTTAAATTCTGCCGTGATTGTAGATAATTATTATGCTGCTGAGCAACAAAAAGGCGAGCTTATTATTGCTGCAAATGAAATGGAGAAGACACCAAAAGAGCTTATTGAAAAAAGCGTCTTTGATTTGGTTTCACAGAATAACAGAAGCTATCAAAACAAAGCAACGGTCTTTGCTTCCCTGGGTCTTGCCATTGAAGATTTAGCATTTGCCTATGATGTATTTAAAAAGTTTAAAAAGGAACAAACGGATTAATTTAGCCATCAACAATCATTGAAAAAGGGTGTTAAGTAGATTGTTCCATCTACCTAATACCCTTTATTTTCGTTTCTTACTTTAAGATGCGTATTGTGCGTTATGATGCAAATCGTATAGCATCAGCTATTCGTTATAAAAATGATTCATCACCTCCAGGAAGTTCTAAAGCTTTAACCGATTGAATAGCATTCCCGGCAATTCCTTTTATGGCCGCATGCATGTCTATCGTATTGTTGGTTACTTTTTCTATCTGTTTCTCCCGTTCTTTCCAGATGCGTTGCATGGCTCTTTTTTCACTATCCAGCGCAGTTTTCATAGATGTAAAACCTTCTACAATGGCTTCTATTTGCATTCTGAACTGATTACTCGTTAAGTAATCATAAAGCATATCCATTTTGTCTCCTTTATTTTCTTGGGTACTAAGTGCTAGATTTACTTTGATAATTGATTCTCGCAATACCTTACAAAGTCCTTTAAATTCATCATAATTGCAAATCCAAATACCTTCTCTAAGTCCCATTCGATCCATATCTGAAGGCATTACCTCAGTAACTAAAACACCAATATTGGCGCCTCTCTCCCTGATATCATTTTTAAATTTCTCGATCCAACTAGGCTGAAAGTCCTTGGTACGCTTACTCTCGTAGTAGATTTTTCCACAATGCTGCTCCGTTCGCGTATTCACTATTTGAATGCAATCGCCTCCTCGCGCTCCTTTTTTTATTTCTTCTATGGTATCTAAAGGAAACTGAGCTGCCAACCATTCTTCTATCGCTAATTCTTGTACTTCTCCTTGTAACTGCATGGAACCCTGCTCCTGCTTACGCTTCATTTCTTCGGTCAGCTTTTTCTGGTCTTCTAATTGCTTTTGCATTTCTTTAAAACGCAATTCATTTTTATCCTCTTCCGATTTCTTAATCTTCTCTTTTTCAGCAATAAGAATCTCGTTGAGCTTTTTTTGAGCTTCTGCTTCAGCCGCCTCTTTCAATTCGCCTTTTTCTCTTTTAAGTTTTTCTATTTCGGCTTTAGAGCGATTTAGCTCTTTTACTTGTTCAGACTTTTCATTCAATTCTTTTTGTAAAGCATCAAACTGTTCCGACTGTTCTTCTGTTAATTTCTTTTTAAGCTTGGCTTCAATCTCTTTTTTATCGGCCTTTAGTTGATTCTCTAAGCGCTCTTGAAACAATTCATTTTCTTGTCTCTTCTTTTGTTCAAATATTATTTTTTCTTGTTTCAGTTTCTCTTGCTCATGCTGGTATTTTCTCTTTTCTTCTGCAATTTGAGACTGATATTTCTGCTTTATTTCTTCTTCTAATTGATGCGATAAAATATCCTGTACGTCTATGGATGTTCCACAATTAGGGCATTTTATTTGAGTTTCGTTATTCATACTACTATCGTTTTTATCTTTAGCGCCCTAATACCATTCCTTTAAAAAAAATTACTAAACTCTAGCAACACATCTCTTATAAAGATTTAACATGTGATAGGTTTAGTTTGCTACGCAACTAAAGAGCTGAAAATTATTTGTTCTGCATTACAAATTTACTCAATGTATCTCCAAAATCTAAACCGTAACGCACCTTGTTTTATAAATTAAGGTGCTTCTGATTTTTCAGAGGGCTTCGAAAGGCTTATTTCTTAGGGTCCGGATTGCTTTAAAAACAAAACACCTAACAATGAGCTCTCAATACATTTTGGCAAATGTTTAGGCTGGCCTTATAAATTATATATCTTCGCGCGCATTATGTGGATGTATCTTGGTCTTTTAGCAGCTTTATTTCTTGGTTTACACAATTTATGTAAAAAACATGCCGTACAAGGAAACGAAGTTTTTCCAGTACTCTTGGGTACTATTTCTTCAGGTTTTTTATTGATCGTCCCCTTTTATATTGGTTCTCATTTCTTTAAAGAAGAGATGGTGAAAATGGACTTCTATATCACAGCTATCCCCTGGAAAACACATGGCTTTATCGCAATAAAATCTGCTATCATGGCGGCATCATGGGTTTTAGCCTATCAAGCCCTAAAACATTTACCGATAACTATTGTAACTCCCATACGTTCCGCTGGTCCATTTTTTACATTTATTGGCGCCATAACCATCTATCAAGAGAAACCTAACTTTTACCAATGGATTGGTTTTTTTCTTATTATTTTATCGGTGTTACTTTACTCTAAAATAGGAAAAAAAGAAGGGATTCATTTTAAACGCAACAAATGGATTTTCGCTATTATTGGTGCTACTTTTTTAGGAGCCTCTAGCGGCTTGTATGATAAGTTTCTTATACAGACGATACACTTAAATCCGCAAACGCTACAATTCTGGTTTTGTTTGTACACTGTTCTTATTTTACTCGTTATTTTAACCATAACATGGTTTCCAAATGCAGAAAAAAGAAAAGCCTTTAAATGGCGCTGGTCTATTCCCCTAGTTGGTATTCTTCTGCAAATAGCAGATTACTTTTATTTTAAAGCATTACAAGATCCTGATGCTTTAATTATGTTACTTTCTGCTATAAAAAGAAGTCAGATCATTATAGCTGTTGTCTTAGGGGGTATCATCTTTAAAGAACAAAACAAACGAAAAAAATTAATCCCTCTAGCAGGAATCATGGCAGGGGTATTTCTAATTTTATATTCTTAAAAAAAGCACATTAAAGTATTAAACTCCTACTTAGCTGTTTAGTGCTTTCCTTTGAAACTGATCATCGTAACGGCGCCTGAAAGGCATAAAATATTATTTATATTTTACTTCCTACCCAATTATAAATTGCAAAAGCTTGCCTTACTGATTAAAATAGCATATTCACTGATTTTATTTTTATAAGTCTTACGCTTTTTGGACTTTTACCCATTACTATTTAAAATACCTGAAAGTTATTTATGAATCGT
This genomic stretch from Cellulophaga algicola DSM 14237 harbors:
- a CDS encoding purine-cytosine permease family protein; this encodes MAEDNQYANTKVQPKDFTSGWLIAIIIAGTGLTLPILFLGSEVALGVGFKDALWAFGISTVVLTLMCLATAKIGNRSRLSTYMILHFSFGRQGAKIMNFIFGITLLGWFSVALELLSVAVVDTALDTFAVALPEWPIIIIMGAMITGTTLYGIKSLERLANFAVPVLTLFLCYVIYVSFDQGMSLTAVINFVPENPKMTLFEATSILVGSSILFPVMMADFSRFIYNDKQSMIAVLGITIGFPVALLFSAIPSIQTGEVDIIKVMQELGLVIPAFVLLLVSTWVGNASNLYSTVLTFSTIKTEWTFKKIVLIVSVFGILFALLGFSEYLFDFLNFLGVLAPSISAIYIINFYWVKKQRYELDEIPEWQPKALISWVLSSIITVFTYLELFQLTHAYFIDSFILGGLLYGLLNWKAIFNSKATD
- a CDS encoding ornithine cyclodeaminase family protein, with the translated sequence MVHYFDQHKIQELISMKECIEVMRALFRIASDENILNPLRSKMELPEPANGIMGLMPAYFKPYNIMGVKILSIFPDNHKKGLSSHQGIFHLFETETGQLLANFDADSMTEMRTAAVSALVTDYTAIPNAESLGILGTGTQAYSHLHAITLVREIKSVFVYGRNQENLNNFIQKVTGLYPSITFKKCGSAQEAANASDIVCTITGAKMPLISQKGLRSHVHINAVGAWDPKNRELATDIILNSAVIVDNYYAAEQQKGELIIAANEMEKTPKELIEKSVFDLVSQNNRSYQNKATVFASLGLAIEDLAFAYDVFKKFKKEQTD
- a CDS encoding DUF2130 domain-containing protein encodes the protein MNNETQIKCPNCGTSIDVQDILSHQLEEEIKQKYQSQIAEEKRKYQHEQEKLKQEKIIFEQKKRQENELFQERLENQLKADKKEIEAKLKKKLTEEQSEQFDALQKELNEKSEQVKELNRSKAEIEKLKREKGELKEAAEAEAQKKLNEILIAEKEKIKKSEEDKNELRFKEMQKQLEDQKKLTEEMKRKQEQGSMQLQGEVQELAIEEWLAAQFPLDTIEEIKKGARGGDCIQIVNTRTEQHCGKIYYESKRTKDFQPSWIEKFKNDIRERGANIGVLVTEVMPSDMDRMGLREGIWICNYDEFKGLCKVLRESIIKVNLALSTQENKGDKMDMLYDYLTSNQFRMQIEAIVEGFTSMKTALDSEKRAMQRIWKEREKQIEKVTNNTIDMHAAIKGIAGNAIQSVKALELPGGDESFL
- a CDS encoding DMT family transporter, coding for MWMYLGLLAALFLGLHNLCKKHAVQGNEVFPVLLGTISSGFLLIVPFYIGSHFFKEEMVKMDFYITAIPWKTHGFIAIKSAIMAASWVLAYQALKHLPITIVTPIRSAGPFFTFIGAITIYQEKPNFYQWIGFFLIILSVLLYSKIGKKEGIHFKRNKWIFAIIGATFLGASSGLYDKFLIQTIHLNPQTLQFWFCLYTVLILLVILTITWFPNAEKRKAFKWRWSIPLVGILLQIADYFYFKALQDPDALIMLLSAIKRSQIIIAVVLGGIIFKEQNKRKKLIPLAGIMAGVFLILYS